One stretch of Mycolicibacterium fallax DNA includes these proteins:
- a CDS encoding LysR family transcriptional regulator, with product MVVDVVADLRRIRQFAAVADAGSLTAAAAELHLSQQALSASVRRLEAELGVALLSRAGRRISLTPAGHALLTESRPLLAAADTVGQRVRAAGSRAREWVVGHSPALDGTEVYALLEPAIAAFPTMSFTLRQCYPDRLAAGVLDGTLNLGLRRGVATGGDLASALLGYHRVRAAVPAGHRLAAAAAITLPDLAGEPLALWAPPGASYFSDFLMAACRRCGFEPDFVVSRVQGAAMVTAPLTTGAVALVTAEPGPAVGGRVVVVELEPPLLLPVQALWQQHTACEVRAALLDHTPV from the coding sequence ATGGTTGTGGATGTGGTCGCCGACCTTCGCCGCATCCGACAGTTCGCCGCCGTCGCCGACGCCGGCAGCCTCACCGCCGCCGCCGCCGAGTTGCACCTGAGCCAGCAGGCGTTGAGCGCCTCGGTGCGCCGGCTGGAGGCCGAGCTCGGGGTCGCGCTGCTGTCCCGGGCCGGCCGGCGGATCAGCCTGACCCCGGCCGGGCACGCCCTGCTGACCGAATCCCGGCCGCTGCTGGCCGCCGCCGACACCGTCGGCCAGCGGGTCCGGGCCGCCGGCAGCCGCGCCCGGGAATGGGTGGTCGGGCACAGTCCGGCGCTCGACGGCACCGAGGTCTACGCCCTGCTCGAGCCGGCCATCGCCGCCTTCCCGACGATGTCGTTCACGCTGCGTCAGTGCTACCCGGACCGGCTGGCCGCCGGGGTGCTCGACGGGACGCTGAACCTCGGCCTGCGCCGCGGGGTCGCCACCGGGGGTGACCTGGCCTCGGCGCTGCTCGGCTATCACCGGGTCCGCGCCGCGGTGCCGGCCGGCCACCGGCTGGCGGCGGCGGCCGCGATCACGCTGCCCGACCTGGCCGGGGAGCCGTTGGCGCTGTGGGCGCCGCCGGGGGCGTCCTATTTCAGCGACTTCCTGATGGCGGCCTGCCGGCGCTGCGGTTTCGAGCCCGATTTCGTGGTGAGCCGGGTGCAGGGCGCGGCGATGGTGACCGCCCCGCTGACCACCGGCGCCGTCGCGCTGGTCACCGCCGAGCCCGGTCCCGCCGTCGGCGGCCGGGTCGTCGTCGTCGAACTCGAGCCCCCGCTGCTGCTGCCGGTGCAGGCGCTCTGGCAGCAGCACACCGCCTGCGAGGTCCGCGCCGCCCTGCTCGACCACACTCCGGTATGA
- a CDS encoding metallophosphoesterase translates to MPRRQSWFTADPHIGHLKVAELRGFTDVEDHDAELARRWDAAVTDVDLVWVLGDLSAGGKGAQLRALRWLAERPGTKRLIAGNHDGVHPMHRDATALLPDYLKVFESVGLAARRRIGGVEVLLSHFPYQDSTDPADTHNRYEQWRLPNLGVWLLHGHTHSGQRVRGHAIHVGVDAWELGPVPLSAVAELLPTPG, encoded by the coding sequence ATGCCGCGCCGCCAGAGCTGGTTCACCGCCGACCCGCACATCGGCCATCTCAAGGTCGCCGAGCTGCGCGGGTTCACCGATGTCGAGGACCACGACGCCGAACTCGCGCGGCGCTGGGACGCGGCGGTGACCGATGTCGACCTGGTCTGGGTGCTCGGTGACCTGTCCGCGGGCGGCAAGGGCGCGCAGTTGCGGGCCCTGCGCTGGCTGGCCGAGCGGCCCGGCACCAAGCGGCTGATCGCCGGCAATCACGACGGCGTGCACCCCATGCACCGCGACGCCACCGCGCTGTTGCCGGACTACCTGAAGGTGTTCGAATCCGTCGGGCTGGCCGCCCGCCGCCGGATCGGCGGCGTCGAGGTGCTGTTGTCGCACTTCCCGTATCAGGACTCCACCGACCCGGCCGACACGCACAACCGCTACGAGCAGTGGCGGCTGCCGAACCTCGGGGTGTGGCTGCTGCACGGCCACACCCACAGCGGCCAGCGGGTCCGCGGACACGCCATCCACGTCGGCGTCGACGCCTGGGAGCTGGGCCCGGTGCCGCTGAGCGCGGTCGCCGAACTGCTGCCCACACCCGGGTAG
- a CDS encoding VIT1/CCC1 transporter family protein: MTTVPHPAEPHTGSVAARLNWLRAGVLGANDGIVSTAGIVVGVAAASAERAPILTAGVAGLLAGAVSMALGEYVSVSTQRDTESALLHKERLELRDDPHAELDELTGLLQAKGMSAETARRAAEELTAHDAITAHAEAELGIDPTELTNPWQAAFSSALAFTIGALLPLLAILWPPAELRIPITAGAVLAALAVTGVVSARLGGAPARPAVLRNVIGGTLALLVTYSIGHLVGVALD, translated from the coding sequence GTGACCACCGTCCCGCATCCGGCCGAACCGCACACCGGTTCGGTGGCGGCCCGGCTGAACTGGCTGCGCGCCGGGGTGCTGGGCGCCAACGACGGCATTGTCTCGACCGCCGGCATCGTCGTCGGTGTCGCCGCCGCGTCCGCCGAGCGCGCCCCGATCCTGACCGCCGGTGTCGCCGGGCTGCTGGCCGGCGCGGTGTCGATGGCGCTCGGCGAGTACGTCTCGGTGAGCACCCAGCGCGACACCGAAAGCGCGTTGCTGCACAAGGAGCGCCTCGAGCTGCGCGACGATCCGCACGCCGAGCTCGACGAGCTGACCGGCCTGCTGCAGGCCAAGGGCATGTCCGCGGAGACCGCGCGCCGGGCGGCCGAGGAGCTGACCGCCCACGACGCCATCACCGCGCACGCCGAGGCCGAACTCGGCATCGACCCGACCGAGCTGACCAACCCCTGGCAGGCGGCGTTCTCCTCCGCGCTGGCGTTCACCATCGGCGCGCTGCTGCCGCTGCTGGCGATCCTGTGGCCCCCCGCGGAACTGCGGATCCCGATCACCGCGGGCGCGGTGCTGGCCGCGCTGGCCGTCACCGGGGTGGTCTCGGCCCGCCTCGGCGGTGCCCCGGCGCGGCCGGCGGTGCTGCGCAACGTGATCGGCGGAACCCTGGCCCTGCTGGTCACCTACTCGATCGGGCATCTGGTCGGGGTGGCGCTCGACTGA